A region of Dermabacter vaginalis DNA encodes the following proteins:
- the pstS gene encoding phosphate ABC transporter substrate-binding protein PstS, translating into MNLKKKFVSATALGLAGAFALAACGGDSTDDKGGDKGASNAPADLSGTLNGAGASSMEDAQGAFIGGFMAQNSGATVTYDGVGSGKGREQFLAAATNFAGSDAYLKDEEVEASKDRCFGGQAFDIPVYISPIAVVYNLEGVDDLQLSPDTLAKIFAGDIKKWNDEAIKADNPDVELPDTDIVPVHRSDKSGTTENFTEYLAAAAPESWKHGAIETWFDNGGQSGEKTSGLVNTVQGGNGTIGYADASKAGNLGTAKIKVGEEYVAYSADAAAKAVEVSPKAEGRGENDIALDLARDTTESGSYPIVLVSYMVMCDTYEKKEDADLVKAYASYVISEQGQNDAAKAAGSAPLSEKLREDAQKSVDAIKAK; encoded by the coding sequence GTGAACCTCAAGAAGAAGTTCGTTTCCGCAACCGCCCTCGGTCTCGCCGGCGCCTTCGCTCTCGCGGCGTGCGGTGGCGACTCCACCGATGACAAGGGTGGCGACAAGGGTGCATCGAACGCTCCCGCTGACCTCTCGGGCACCCTTAACGGTGCCGGCGCTTCCTCGATGGAGGATGCCCAGGGCGCCTTCATCGGTGGCTTCATGGCCCAGAACTCGGGCGCAACGGTGACTTACGACGGCGTTGGCTCGGGCAAGGGCCGCGAGCAGTTCCTCGCTGCCGCTACCAACTTCGCTGGCTCGGACGCCTACCTCAAGGACGAAGAGGTCGAGGCTTCGAAGGATCGCTGCTTCGGTGGCCAGGCCTTCGACATCCCCGTCTACATCTCCCCGATCGCTGTCGTCTACAACCTCGAGGGTGTTGACGACCTTCAGCTTTCGCCCGATACCCTCGCGAAGATCTTCGCGGGCGACATCAAGAAGTGGAACGACGAGGCCATCAAGGCTGACAACCCCGATGTTGAACTCCCCGACACGGACATCGTTCCGGTCCACCGCTCGGACAAGTCGGGCACGACCGAGAACTTCACCGAGTACCTCGCCGCTGCTGCTCCCGAGTCGTGGAAGCACGGCGCAATCGAGACCTGGTTCGACAACGGCGGCCAGTCGGGCGAGAAGACCTCGGGTCTCGTCAACACCGTTCAGGGTGGCAACGGCACGATCGGCTACGCCGACGCGTCGAAGGCCGGCAACCTCGGCACCGCTAAGATCAAGGTTGGCGAAGAATACGTCGCCTACAGCGCCGATGCTGCTGCCAAGGCCGTTGAGGTTTCGCCCAAGGCTGAGGGCCGCGGCGAAAACGACATCGCTCTCGACCTCGCTCGCGACACGACCGAGTCGGGCTCGTACCCGATCGTCCTCGTGTCCTACATGGTCATGTGCGACACCTACGAGAAGAAGGAAGATGCCGACCTCGTGAAGGCTTACGCTTCCTACGTGATCTCGGAGCAGGGCCAGAACGACGCGGCTAAGGCTGCTGGCTCGGCACCCCTCTCGGAGAAGCTCCGCGAGGACGCGCAGAAGTCGGTTGACGCGATCAAGGCTAAGTGA
- the pstB gene encoding phosphate ABC transporter ATP-binding protein PstB — translation MSQSIDVKNLNVYYGDFLAVEDVNVKIDARSVTALIGPSGCGKSTFLRTLNRMHEVIPGAYAEGEVNINGENIYGPGIDPVNVRRRVGMVFQKANPFPTMSIAENVLAGAKLNNKRMSKSEADQLVEESLRGANLWEEVKNRLNKPGGGLSGGQQQRLCIARTIAVKPDIVLMDEPCSALDPISTLAVEELIHELKSQYTIVIVTHNMQQASRVSDKTGFFNIAGTGTPGKLIEFDETTKIFNNPAKEETERYISGKFG, via the coding sequence ATGTCACAGAGCATCGACGTGAAGAACCTCAACGTCTATTACGGCGACTTCCTCGCCGTTGAGGACGTCAACGTCAAGATCGACGCGCGCAGCGTCACCGCCCTCATCGGCCCGTCGGGCTGCGGCAAGTCCACGTTCCTGCGCACCCTCAACCGCATGCACGAGGTCATCCCCGGTGCCTACGCCGAGGGTGAGGTCAACATCAACGGCGAGAACATCTACGGTCCGGGCATCGATCCGGTGAACGTGCGCCGCCGCGTGGGCATGGTGTTCCAGAAGGCGAACCCGTTCCCCACGATGTCGATCGCCGAGAACGTCCTCGCTGGTGCGAAGCTCAACAACAAGCGCATGTCAAAGAGCGAAGCCGACCAGCTCGTCGAGGAGTCGCTGCGTGGCGCAAACCTGTGGGAAGAGGTCAAGAACCGCCTCAACAAGCCTGGCGGCGGCCTCTCTGGCGGTCAGCAGCAGCGCCTCTGCATTGCTCGCACGATCGCCGTCAAGCCCGACATCGTTCTCATGGATGAGCCCTGCTCGGCGCTCGACCCGATTTCGACCCTCGCGGTTGAGGAACTCATCCACGAGCTCAAGTCGCAGTACACGATCGTGATCGTGACGCACAACATGCAGCAGGCTTCGCGCGTGTCCGATAAGACCGGCTTCTTCAACATTGCCGGTACGGGCACCCCGGGCAAGCTCATCGAGTTCGACGAGACGACCAAGATCTTCAACAACCCCGCGAAGGAAGAAACCGAGCGTTACATCTCCGGTAAGTTCGGCTGA
- the pstA gene encoding phosphate ABC transporter permease PstA: protein MSEASATLNTTSPGPRGSEPERNGIMNSGERRLPWWHMILTGVIAFVVVAVLLLATGAFTLPAILVLGFFAHLVIGYLYSRVREGERWAKDRLMTLILVGAFATAMIPLVSLLWEVISKGGPRLLTPGFLTGDMQGFNGGADGGGILHAIVGTLIITLGASIISIPIGLLTAVFLVEYAQTGWQKTLGKGITFLVDVMTGVPSIVAGLFTLALFTTLSGEAGLRMGAMGSVALSVLMIPTVVRSSEEMIRLVPLELREAAYALGVPKWLTIVRVVLRTAIAGLTTGVTLAIARVIGETAPLMFTIGVFQMMNANPFEGRMMALPTFINQQYGFGHAVCGDKGEKVLNYFTREEFACNPDINYQRAWAAALTLIVIVMVLNIFARFVSYYFSPKTGR, encoded by the coding sequence ATGAGTGAAGCATCCGCAACCCTCAACACCACCAGCCCCGGCCCCCGCGGCTCGGAACCTGAGCGCAACGGCATCATGAACTCTGGTGAGCGTCGCCTGCCGTGGTGGCACATGATCCTCACGGGCGTCATTGCCTTCGTCGTCGTAGCGGTTCTTCTGCTCGCGACCGGCGCGTTCACGCTGCCCGCGATCCTCGTTCTCGGCTTTTTCGCCCACCTCGTGATCGGCTATCTCTACTCCCGCGTGCGCGAAGGCGAGCGTTGGGCCAAGGATCGCCTCATGACGCTCATCCTTGTCGGTGCCTTCGCCACGGCGATGATCCCGCTCGTGTCGCTCCTGTGGGAGGTCATCTCGAAGGGCGGCCCGCGTCTGCTCACACCGGGCTTCCTTACCGGCGACATGCAGGGCTTCAACGGCGGCGCCGATGGCGGCGGCATCCTCCACGCGATCGTGGGCACGCTCATCATCACGCTCGGCGCCTCCATCATCTCGATCCCGATCGGCTTGCTCACCGCGGTGTTCCTCGTGGAGTACGCCCAGACCGGCTGGCAAAAGACTCTCGGCAAGGGCATCACGTTCCTCGTCGACGTGATGACCGGTGTCCCCTCGATCGTCGCGGGCCTGTTCACGCTCGCACTCTTCACGACCCTTTCGGGTGAAGCCGGGCTGCGAATGGGCGCTATGGGTTCGGTTGCACTTTCCGTGCTCATGATCCCCACCGTGGTGCGCTCGAGTGAGGAAATGATTCGCCTCGTTCCCCTCGAACTGCGCGAAGCGGCCTACGCTCTGGGCGTTCCGAAGTGGCTCACGATTGTGCGAGTCGTGCTGCGTACGGCGATCGCGGGTCTTACGACCGGTGTCACCCTCGCCATCGCACGTGTGATTGGCGAGACCGCGCCGCTTATGTTCACGATCGGCGTGTTCCAGATGATGAACGCCAACCCGTTCGAGGGCCGCATGATGGCACTCCCGACCTTCATCAACCAGCAGTACGGCTTCGGCCACGCCGTCTGTGGCGACAAGGGCGAGAAGGTCCTCAACTACTTCACGCGCGAAGAATTCGCGTGTAACCCGGATATCAACTATCAGCGCGCGTGGGCGGCAGCATTGACGCTTATCGTGATCGTCATGGTGTTGAACATCTTTGCCCGCTTCGTCTCCTACTACTTCTCGCCGAAGACCGGCCGCTAA
- a CDS encoding NUDIX hydrolase: protein MAREQSPILAAGALVWREKHGKLQVLLVHRPKYDDWSIPKGKLEPGESFVAAAVREVEEETGYRIRLDRPLPTVDYRTHGRPKTVRYWAAQVRAQTGPGPKNPKEIDRVEWVAVSKAREILTRKSDRDLLKRVLDFADHGELSTTPVIVQRHAAAQSRAKWRKGDEKTRPLRRKGRKQAAALPPLLGAYAPKSVVTSPWRRCLETIEPFALEGGIDIVEKPELTEHAHAKRPARAAAVMERAIAEAARTVVCTHRPVLPTVIAAAKNACTKEVRGKLPRENPYLAPGEMLVLHTTERGRIVDVERHLPNIG from the coding sequence GTGGCACGCGAACAGTCCCCGATCCTCGCGGCAGGCGCGCTCGTCTGGCGTGAAAAACACGGGAAACTGCAGGTTCTTCTCGTGCACCGCCCCAAATATGATGACTGGTCGATCCCGAAGGGGAAGCTCGAGCCGGGTGAATCGTTTGTTGCCGCGGCAGTGCGTGAGGTGGAAGAGGAGACCGGGTATCGGATTCGCCTCGATCGCCCCCTTCCGACGGTTGACTACCGCACGCACGGCCGACCGAAAACAGTGCGTTACTGGGCAGCGCAAGTGCGCGCCCAGACCGGCCCGGGCCCCAAAAATCCCAAAGAAATCGACAGGGTCGAATGGGTCGCAGTCTCGAAGGCTCGCGAGATTCTTACGAGAAAATCTGATCGGGATTTGCTCAAGCGCGTGCTCGATTTTGCCGATCATGGCGAGCTCAGCACGACGCCGGTCATCGTGCAGCGGCATGCGGCTGCGCAGTCTCGTGCGAAGTGGCGAAAAGGCGACGAGAAAACCCGACCCTTGCGGCGCAAGGGTCGCAAGCAGGCCGCAGCGCTTCCGCCGCTTCTAGGGGCCTACGCTCCAAAGAGCGTTGTCACGTCGCCCTGGCGTCGCTGCCTCGAGACCATCGAGCCGTTCGCGCTCGAAGGAGGGATTGACATCGTCGAGAAGCCGGAGCTCACCGAGCATGCGCACGCGAAGCGGCCTGCGCGAGCGGCCGCGGTTATGGAGCGCGCGATTGCCGAAGCTGCGCGCACGGTCGTGTGTACGCATAGGCCGGTGCTGCCCACGGTCATCGCTGCGGCGAAAAATGCGTGTACGAAAGAGGTTCGGGGAAAGTTGCCGCGGGAGAATCCTTACCTCGCTCCGGGCGAAATGCTCGTTCTTCACACGACTGAGCGTGGCCGAATAGTGGATGTCGAGAGGCACCTTCCCAATATTGGATAG
- a CDS encoding FUSC family protein, protein MKSPKLNDWLHAGASRASDGAWQILLAAFTAAAAYWLSKHLWGHPAPFYSGITAFLIIGLTLETKIRKSIDMSTGVFTGIILGEIARLVIGSGTWQLFVTLFVSLMLARFIKASVIFSIQVGIQSMIVLLLPQTPTMTPQGRALDAITGISLGLLVHIAFSRDPRHEQRKAADKFFEELRNALTKLSEAALKGDSRLATKALTQIRSTSQRHTDAWALANDTANELTSYSPTLHRHHEHVNRVQHLLVGSDRAMRNARVIARREVEFLRVTQPHTFPNLAEALTAAVNAIDEIQAGVDTEADFTQARRKLRLFCAHLTPETLLATAEGTVGRLGHFEGISLVIQLRALAVDLLEATGLPSSDARRFLPSLIVVADSDIVGPRPITREMKAVEPPASTEALELLITDRTDPDRKRKP, encoded by the coding sequence GTGAAAAGCCCGAAGCTCAACGACTGGCTACACGCGGGTGCTTCCCGCGCGAGCGATGGCGCCTGGCAAATTCTGCTCGCTGCCTTCACGGCCGCGGCGGCCTACTGGCTCTCCAAGCACCTGTGGGGCCACCCCGCCCCGTTCTACTCGGGTATTACCGCCTTCCTCATCATCGGCCTCACGCTCGAAACGAAGATCCGTAAAAGCATCGACATGAGCACGGGCGTTTTTACGGGAATCATCCTCGGGGAGATTGCGCGTCTCGTGATCGGCTCCGGAACCTGGCAGCTGTTCGTCACGCTTTTCGTTTCGCTCATGCTTGCGCGATTCATCAAAGCGAGCGTCATTTTTTCGATCCAGGTGGGCATCCAGTCCATGATCGTGCTGCTCCTGCCGCAAACTCCCACGATGACGCCCCAGGGCAGGGCCCTCGACGCAATCACGGGCATTTCCCTCGGCCTGCTCGTGCACATCGCTTTTTCCCGGGACCCGCGCCACGAGCAGCGAAAAGCTGCCGACAAGTTCTTCGAGGAACTCAGGAACGCACTCACGAAACTGAGCGAGGCCGCGTTGAAGGGCGATTCGCGACTCGCCACGAAAGCGCTCACGCAGATCCGCAGCACGTCCCAGCGCCACACCGACGCGTGGGCCCTTGCGAACGACACCGCGAACGAACTCACGAGCTACTCCCCCACGCTTCACCGCCACCACGAGCACGTGAACCGGGTCCAGCACCTCCTCGTGGGCAGCGACCGCGCCATGCGCAACGCCCGCGTCATCGCGCGGCGCGAAGTCGAATTCTTGCGCGTCACGCAGCCCCACACCTTCCCGAACCTTGCCGAAGCTCTCACAGCGGCGGTCAACGCGATCGACGAAATTCAGGCCGGGGTCGACACGGAAGCTGACTTCACTCAGGCGAGGCGCAAACTTCGCCTCTTTTGTGCGCACCTCACTCCCGAAACTCTGCTTGCGACGGCGGAGGGAACCGTCGGACGCCTCGGCCATTTCGAAGGCATCTCGCTCGTGATTCAGCTACGCGCCCTCGCGGTTGATCTCCTCGAAGCGACCGGCCTGCCCAGTTCGGACGCCCGCCGTTTCTTGCCCTCCCTCATCGTCGTCGCCGACTCCGACATCGTGGGTCCGCGCCCCATCACGCGCGAGATGAAGGCCGTTGAGCCACCCGCCTCAACGGAAGCACTTGAACTTCTCATCACCGATCGCACCGATCCCGACCGTAAGAGGAAGCCGTGA
- a CDS encoding YgfZ/GcvT domain-containing protein, with product MSPAPLITHRAIHEESGPDAAAPAHYGAPLREQRRLVAGTAVVDLGHLEVLEVRGEDRATWLTTVTSQVFTDRTEGDSFEACVLSPQGRVESLFHVATSPESFFLITDPGTRERLHDYLALMTFANRIELVERDDLHVLGSCAPLATVFGEESPTPTATWVQAWPEVAPGGVAYGPDPDFPEPWHLTLVSDAELRAPGAPWRKPEFFAGLWAAEAVRIVNHRPRLVREVDEKTIPHELDLLRTAVHTNKGCYRGQETVAKVLNLGQPPRRLVRLHLDGSQDMPAPVGAEVFFGTKRVGTLTSSALHADEGPVALAVLKRAVPHDAALIVAFEVGEASVKLDASQVTIVTERDHGERPKAAQLRR from the coding sequence GTGAGTCCCGCACCACTGATCACCCACCGCGCGATCCACGAGGAATCCGGCCCAGACGCGGCGGCTCCCGCGCACTACGGTGCGCCTCTGCGCGAGCAGCGACGCCTCGTTGCTGGCACGGCGGTCGTCGACCTCGGCCACCTCGAGGTTCTCGAGGTGCGGGGAGAAGACCGCGCAACCTGGCTCACGACCGTCACCTCTCAAGTGTTCACGGATCGCACCGAGGGTGACTCCTTCGAGGCGTGCGTGCTGAGCCCCCAGGGGCGCGTCGAATCCCTCTTTCACGTGGCGACCAGCCCCGAATCCTTCTTCCTCATCACCGACCCCGGCACGCGCGAGCGTCTTCATGACTACCTCGCCCTCATGACGTTCGCGAATCGCATCGAGCTTGTCGAGCGCGACGACCTTCACGTGCTCGGCTCATGCGCCCCGCTCGCTACGGTGTTCGGTGAGGAGTCCCCCACGCCGACTGCCACGTGGGTCCAAGCGTGGCCCGAGGTCGCCCCGGGCGGCGTTGCCTACGGCCCCGACCCCGATTTCCCCGAGCCATGGCACCTCACGCTCGTGAGCGACGCCGAGCTTCGCGCCCCCGGTGCGCCCTGGCGTAAGCCCGAATTTTTTGCGGGCCTCTGGGCGGCAGAGGCCGTGCGTATCGTCAACCACCGGCCGCGCCTCGTGAGAGAAGTCGACGAAAAGACCATCCCCCACGAGCTCGACCTTCTGCGCACCGCCGTTCACACGAATAAGGGCTGCTATCGTGGCCAAGAAACGGTCGCAAAGGTTCTCAATCTCGGCCAGCCGCCTCGGCGCCTCGTGCGCCTCCACCTCGATGGCTCCCAGGACATGCCCGCCCCCGTGGGCGCGGAGGTATTCTTCGGCACAAAGAGAGTGGGAACGCTGACCTCGAGTGCGCTCCATGCCGACGAAGGCCCGGTGGCACTCGCCGTTCTTAAGCGCGCGGTTCCCCACGATGCGGCACTCATCGTCGCCTTTGAGGTCGGCGAGGCGAGTGTGAAACTTGACGCTTCACAGGTCACCATCGTGACCGAGCGCGACCATGGTGAGAGGCCGAAAGCGGCCCAGCTTCGCCGATAG
- a CDS encoding FABP family protein translates to MPIVIDENLDPSLYPLAWLVGAWEGTGAVQLKGENGEEVGHAIEQRLTVTPNSAKGLTWVMRTWVLNSPAPEPPTSAFYEKGEEKSDASQQSTDTTLVRELLLEEKGTWRTTGVLPGQDEEAAKNAKPGSPESYLSHGVSLTMERSSAFGEAPAEHWAGEVRGPRIQLATQDLAASSGAAGSDDSHGARMFGLVGGRLMWLQEVGSSLSNLRPYLSVELNRAADEDVKEA, encoded by the coding sequence GTGCCCATCGTCATCGATGAGAATCTCGACCCGTCGCTCTACCCACTCGCGTGGCTCGTAGGGGCGTGGGAAGGCACGGGTGCCGTGCAGCTCAAGGGCGAAAACGGCGAAGAAGTTGGTCACGCGATCGAGCAGCGCCTCACGGTGACGCCCAATTCGGCCAAGGGGCTTACGTGGGTCATGCGCACGTGGGTGCTCAACTCACCCGCGCCTGAACCGCCTACGTCGGCGTTTTACGAGAAAGGTGAGGAGAAATCCGACGCCTCCCAGCAGAGCACCGACACCACGCTCGTGCGCGAGCTTCTGCTTGAGGAAAAGGGCACGTGGCGCACAACCGGCGTGCTTCCGGGCCAGGATGAAGAGGCCGCGAAGAACGCGAAGCCGGGTAGTCCCGAAAGCTACCTCTCTCACGGCGTGAGCCTCACCATGGAGCGTTCGAGCGCCTTCGGTGAGGCGCCCGCCGAGCACTGGGCAGGCGAAGTGCGCGGTCCACGAATTCAGCTCGCGACCCAGGATCTTGCCGCGTCAAGCGGTGCTGCGGGCAGCGATGACTCGCACGGGGCCCGCATGTTCGGACTCGTGGGTGGACGGCTCATGTGGCTTCAGGAAGTCGGCTCGTCTCTCTCGAATCTGCGCCCCTATCTCTCGGTCGAGCTCAACCGTGCCGCTGACGAGGACGTGAAGGAGGCGTGA
- a CDS encoding MarR family winged helix-turn-helix transcriptional regulator — MSATRRTLTPLVEIIDEMLLISRRIQALTVDIPGMRGLSTVEAMILRHIGRTPGITPGKVAEDIILRPSNASAAIRDLEVNGLVGRVPDMVDRRSNHLFITEKGERAVAAMHQAWEEYYSGALAPDDLEEARAVVRAMGERVRASMMGDDPESDAD; from the coding sequence GTGTCCGCCACACGCCGCACACTGACACCGCTCGTCGAAATTATCGACGAGATGCTCCTGATTTCCCGCCGCATCCAGGCGCTTACCGTTGACATTCCGGGCATGCGGGGACTTTCAACGGTTGAGGCGATGATCCTTCGACATATCGGGCGCACCCCGGGCATTACACCGGGGAAGGTCGCTGAGGACATCATTCTGCGCCCCTCGAATGCGAGCGCAGCGATTCGTGACCTCGAGGTCAATGGGCTCGTGGGGCGCGTGCCCGACATGGTTGACCGGCGCTCCAACCACCTTTTCATTACGGAAAAGGGCGAGCGAGCGGTCGCAGCCATGCACCAGGCCTGGGAAGAGTACTACTCGGGAGCCCTCGCCCCGGATGATCTCGAAGAAGCCCGCGCGGTTGTGCGCGCCATGGGCGAGCGGGTTCGTGCCTCGATGATGGGTGACGACCCAGAAAGTGATGCCGACTAG
- the pstC gene encoding phosphate ABC transporter permease subunit PstC — MSTAAAENSTPAKGAPQPPGNEKSESFKSSGARPGDAIFSSLSVGSGLIIFAVLAAIFIFLLIQSLPAIENWNAIPTNSGKQNLFEFVGPLVYGTVLASLLALFIAAPIAIGIALFISHYAPRKLATPIGYVIDLLAAVPSVVFGLWGGVWLVPLMQPLYTFLNTSPLTSWIPLFQGNPHAPMRNVMTAAIVLAVMILPIITAVSREVFLQAPGAQEEAAIGLGATKWEMVRMVVLPFGRSGVVSACMLGLGRALGETMAVLMVLSPGYTYSLHLLEVGRHMTIASYIASQNAESTGIDMSKLIFAGLVLFLITFVINALARWIVAASARKK, encoded by the coding sequence GTGAGCACAGCGGCTGCCGAAAACAGCACTCCCGCCAAGGGCGCCCCCCAACCTCCGGGCAACGAGAAAAGCGAGAGCTTCAAGAGCTCCGGCGCGCGTCCCGGTGACGCGATCTTCTCGTCGCTCAGTGTTGGCTCTGGCCTCATCATCTTTGCCGTGCTCGCGGCAATCTTCATCTTCCTTCTTATTCAATCGCTGCCGGCGATTGAAAACTGGAATGCGATCCCCACCAATAGCGGGAAGCAGAACCTCTTCGAGTTCGTGGGTCCGCTGGTCTATGGCACGGTTCTCGCTTCGCTTCTCGCGCTCTTTATTGCGGCGCCCATCGCCATCGGCATCGCCCTCTTTATTTCGCACTACGCGCCGCGCAAACTCGCGACCCCCATCGGCTATGTGATCGACCTTCTTGCAGCCGTGCCTTCGGTGGTGTTCGGTCTTTGGGGCGGTGTGTGGCTCGTGCCGCTCATGCAGCCGCTCTACACCTTCCTTAACACAAGTCCCCTTACGTCGTGGATTCCGCTCTTCCAGGGCAACCCGCATGCTCCCATGCGCAACGTCATGACCGCCGCGATCGTGCTCGCGGTCATGATCCTTCCCATCATCACCGCCGTGAGCCGCGAGGTCTTCCTCCAGGCGCCCGGTGCGCAGGAAGAAGCCGCGATCGGTCTTGGCGCCACCAAGTGGGAGATGGTGCGGATGGTCGTGCTTCCCTTTGGTCGTAGCGGTGTCGTTTCAGCCTGCATGCTCGGCCTTGGTCGTGCTCTCGGTGAAACGATGGCGGTCCTCATGGTGCTGAGCCCCGGCTACACCTACTCGCTACACCTCCTTGAGGTGGGCAGGCACATGACAATCGCGTCGTACATCGCCTCGCAGAACGCGGAGTCGACCGGTATTGACATGTCGAAGCTCATTTTCGCGGGCCTCGTCCTGTTCCTCATCACGTTCGTCATCAACGCGCTTGCCCGCTGGATCGTGGCAGCTAGCGCACGAAAGAAGTAG
- a CDS encoding DUF2516 family protein, translated as MITYTIAYYLSLALAVIFVAIEAWALINALRFPANAYDAAFKRTKTFWTLMTAGALVIGVVTGFGRGMGPFTIMLQVIGFVMAGVFLADVLPALRQVMGNARGPRSR; from the coding sequence GTGATTACCTACACCATCGCGTACTACCTGTCCCTTGCCCTCGCCGTCATTTTCGTGGCGATCGAGGCATGGGCACTTATCAACGCGCTCCGCTTCCCCGCGAACGCTTACGACGCGGCCTTCAAACGGACAAAGACTTTCTGGACGCTCATGACGGCGGGCGCGCTCGTGATCGGTGTGGTCACGGGCTTTGGCCGAGGGATGGGCCCCTTCACGATCATGCTTCAGGTCATCGGTTTCGTCATGGCGGGAGTGTTCCTCGCCGACGTCCTTCCCGCTTTACGGCAGGTCATGGGCAACGCCCGCGGGCCTCGCTCGCGCTAG
- a CDS encoding ABC transporter ATP-binding protein: protein MTTPHNIQPSSTVQPAVGTVPGARPIVLSARNLALAYDAHTHALRGVDLDIYSGQSLAIMGPSGCGKSTLLHCLAGILAPTGGRVLYGERDLRDMRDAARTKLRRTDFGFVFQDGQLLPELSALENVMLPRMLAGVSRRKAKTMAKHWLAALGLSGLEERRPGQLSGGQAQRVAIARALAGEPSVVYADEPTGALDQQTGQEVLHLLLRATADAGSALVMVTHDQSVAAACARTITMRDGQIEREVTR from the coding sequence ATGACAACACCACACAATATTCAGCCTTCCTCTACTGTCCAGCCAGCCGTCGGAACCGTCCCCGGCGCTCGCCCGATCGTCCTTTCTGCGCGCAACCTCGCGCTTGCCTATGACGCGCATACACACGCCCTGAGAGGCGTGGATCTTGATATCTACTCTGGTCAAAGTCTCGCCATTATGGGGCCGTCAGGCTGCGGCAAGTCGACGCTGCTGCACTGCCTTGCAGGCATCCTCGCGCCGACGGGCGGACGGGTTCTTTACGGCGAGCGCGATCTACGAGACATGCGCGATGCTGCGCGAACGAAACTGCGCCGCACCGACTTCGGTTTTGTGTTCCAGGACGGTCAGCTGCTCCCGGAACTGAGCGCCCTCGAGAACGTGATGCTCCCGCGCATGCTTGCGGGTGTCTCGCGCAGGAAGGCCAAGACAATGGCGAAGCATTGGCTCGCTGCGCTTGGGCTTTCGGGGCTCGAGGAACGCCGGCCCGGTCAGCTCTCGGGTGGCCAGGCGCAGCGCGTCGCTATCGCCCGTGCCCTGGCGGGGGAGCCGTCGGTTGTGTACGCCGATGAACCCACCGGGGCGCTCGATCAGCAGACGGGCCAAGAGGTTCTCCACCTGCTCCTTCGGGCGACCGCAGATGCCGGGAGCGCGCTCGTGATGGTGACGCACGACCAGAGTGTTGCGGCCGCGTGTGCGCGTACGATCACGATGCGTGACGGCCAGATCGAGCGGGAGGTCACGCGGTGA